In Rhodothermales bacterium, the sequence CTGGTCGGATAGCCGGCCGTGGTCGTAGAAGTCCATCGTCGAGTCCGCCAGCATGACCACCGCCTCGATCGCGCGTTTGGCTCCGCGCCGCACCTCGACGATCTCGCCGCTCACCGGAGCGCAGTACTGCACATTAGGCGACGGCTTATCGAAGTACAGGGGTTGCCCTGCCTTGATTTCATCGCCTTCCTTGACGTGGAGCTTGGGGATAGGAGCAATGCCGTGAATGTCGCCCGGTTTGAGGGCAAAAAGCTTCGGCTGCTCAATGCTGAGGAACGTTTTTTCCGCTTTACCGAGCAGATTGATGTCGTATCCTCGCTTGAGCTTGATGACGCTATTGTTCATAAAGGCCTGATTTCGGGGCATTTACCGCCAGAAAAGTGGTCTAACACACGTATGAAAGGCAGCTTGCATGCCATCTTCACGGTATCGGCGGCTTTAACGCCGCATTTTACCGATTCCTTTCCTGCATCGCTTACTTTCACGGATTTTTAATACCCCCCACGCTGCGTTCGTGAGGGCACCTGCCAAAATGAACCGGAATCGCCGTTCCGCCTTTTCGCGCACGCACCGGGTTCAGTAGATCTCGATCTGTTCGATGGCATAACCCTGGCAGGCGATCAGGAGCCGTTCCAGCTCCGGGGGCTCGATCGCCGTGCTGCGGAGCCGCATCTCGAAGCCGGCGAATACGATCTGAAACTGGGACCCGCCCAGCCCGCGCGCGATGAAAAGCAGCGTCCCGAAAAGGGGCAGCAGGTCGTCCAGGCGCTCGGAGTCGAGGCGGATTTCCAGATCGGGCGCCCGGAACGCGACGCGCCGTTCGGGCTGGCCCACCGTGACCGAATGCGGGTGATCGGACAACTGGGCGAGCAACAGCTCGCCCAGTCGTTCCTTCGATATATTCGGCGCGTAGATCGGCAGGATGAACATGAAGGGGTAGCAGGTTTCAGGTTATAGGTTCCAGGTTAACAACCGGGTGCAAGTCATGGGACTGCCTCATCCAACCTGGAACCTGGAACCTGCTACCTGGAACCCCTTCACCCCTGCGCGTCGAGCCGTTCGAGTGCTTCGATGTTGGTGCGCACGTTTTCCGCCGAGGCGTTCAGCATGGCGCGTTCGGCGTCGGTGAGCGGGATATCGAGCACCTTCTGCACGCCGCCCGTGCCGAGGCGGACGGGCACGCCGATGAACAGGTCGTTCAGGCCGTACTGCCCGTTGACCATGGCCGCGCACGGGAGGACGCGACCGGAATTTTTGACGATGGCTTCCGCCATTTCGGCGGCCGCGGCGCCCGGGGCATACCACGCGGAGGTGCCCATCAGCTTGACGATCTCGCCGCCGCCAAACTTCGTTCGTTCGACGATCGCGTCGATCTTTTCCGCCGGCATCAGCTCCGGCAGCGGGATCCCGCCGACGGTCGTGTAGCGGGGCAGGGGCACCATGGTGTCGCCATGGCCGCCCATCAGCAGCGCCTGGATGTCGCGCACGGAGCAGCCGAGTTCGGCGGCGATGAAGGCGCGGTAGCGGGCCGTATCCAGCACGCCGGCCATGCCCATCACGCGTTCGCTCGGGAAGCCGCTTTTTTTGTAGGCAACGTACGTCATCACGTCGAGCGGATTCGAAACGACGATGAGGATGGCGTTCGGGCTGTGGGCGACCAGCTGCTCGGTGACGGCGCGTACGATGCGCGCGTTGATCGAAAGCAGGTCGTCGCGGCTCATGCCCGGCTTGCGGGGCGAGCCGGCAGTGATGATCGCGATGTCGGTGCCGGCCGTATCCTTGTAATGGTTGGTGCCGACGACGCGCGTATCGAAGAGGTGGATCGGGGCGGACTGCTGGATGTCCAGCGCCTTGCCCTGGGGAAGGCCTTCGACGATGTCGATCAGGACGACTTCGTCCACCATATCCTTGCGGGCCACGCAGTCGGCCGCGGTGGCGCCCACATTCCCAGCGCCTATGACGGTAATTTTCATGATCTCTGCTCTAGTTCTGGTACCTGGGGTGTCTCGGCTGCCGCATTGCGGGGCGCGCGCCGCCGAAGCGCTTTTTCTACGATCGGCACGACAGTCGGGCCGATGTTTGCGCCATGGAATCACGCCATACTACTGTTTGCCCGGGCAAAAGCCCTACCTTGTTGTGCCAATATTTCTAGAAAACGGATCCACAGGCATGAAGCTCATCGTCATGCGTCACGGCAGAGCCGAAACGCCGCGCGCCACACTGCCCGACAGCGAGCGCGCGCTGACCGCACAGGGAAAGGCGCTGATATCCTCGCAGGGTATCGCCATGGCGCGGGGGGGACTGAAGCCGGACGTCGTTTTTTGCAGTCCGTACCTGCGGGCCCGGCAGACGGCCTCCCTGCTCTGCGAGGCATTCGAGCTGGAGCCGCTCGTCGTGCGATCGCTCGGCCCCGGCGCCGATCTCGAGGCCTACGGGGCGCTGGTGGACGAGTGGGCGGGGTCGGGATGCCTCCTCACCGTGCACCATCAGCCGGATGTGTCGGGCGTCATCTACGCCCTGTCCGGGATCCACGTGCCGATGGGAGAGGGGTATGCGGCCGTCCTGGATGTGCGGCGGATCGCCGCCGGCGGCGCGGTGCTGGCCGGGTTCTACGAAGCCGGCGTCATGGCCCGGCTGGGCGGATTCAAGGAGAGTGGTTACTGACCGGCGTCGAGCTGCGTCTCGGCGACCGAGGTCGATTCGACGAGCGAGGAGACCACGGCGACGATGTCGCGGTCGCTGATGCCGTTCACGGTCAGGGTGACGCGGGTGCCCAGCGACTGGTTGGTGCCGATGATGACGAGGCCGCGTTCGTCCGCCCGGTAGTTGAAGGTGCCGTTGAGCGTGACGTGGGGATCCTGCAGCGTGAGGGCCTCGAAGCTGAACCCGGTGAAGTCGGCCATGTTGTCCCGCGCGGCGCCGGCCTGGCCGCCGAACGCCGCCGGCCGGATCTTCCAGGCCTGGGCCTGATTGGCGACGTTTATGGCGTCGGACACGAGCGCATCGGCATTCGATTTCCGCATGTTCTCCTGGAACATGAAGAGGCCGGCGACGACAGCGAGCGCCACGATGACAAGGCTCAGTACGAGCAGGAGAAGCTGTTGCTGACCCATGGATCCGGGGGGTGATTGGGCACAAA encodes:
- a CDS encoding histidine phosphatase family protein; amino-acid sequence: MKLIVMRHGRAETPRATLPDSERALTAQGKALISSQGIAMARGGLKPDVVFCSPYLRARQTASLLCEAFELEPLVVRSLGPGADLEAYGALVDEWAGSGCLLTVHHQPDVSGVIYALSGIHVPMGEGYAAVLDVRRIAAGGAVLAGFYEAGVMARLGGFKESGY
- the mdh gene encoding malate dehydrogenase, whose protein sequence is MKITVIGAGNVGATAADCVARKDMVDEVVLIDIVEGLPQGKALDIQQSAPIHLFDTRVVGTNHYKDTAGTDIAIITAGSPRKPGMSRDDLLSINARIVRAVTEQLVAHSPNAILIVVSNPLDVMTYVAYKKSGFPSERVMGMAGVLDTARYRAFIAAELGCSVRDIQALLMGGHGDTMVPLPRYTTVGGIPLPELMPAEKIDAIVERTKFGGGEIVKLMGTSAWYAPGAAAAEMAEAIVKNSGRVLPCAAMVNGQYGLNDLFIGVPVRLGTGGVQKVLDIPLTDAERAMLNASAENVRTNIEALERLDAQG